One region of Streptomyces sp. CG4 genomic DNA includes:
- a CDS encoding RNA-binding S4 domain-containing protein, which translates to MASEDADENVHRGTGEPDGTSPAPDDQGARTAQGSAASAEQPVDPKTAAAVAAAEAAGPSNGESVRIDSWIWAVRLIKTRSLGATACRGGHVHVNGERVKPAYSVRIGDEVRLRHEGRERIVIVKRLIRKRVGAPVATQCYVDNSPPPPPREAVAPVGLRDRGTGRPTKRDRRELERLRGLASPSAPAGIDAWGGIGSPGGFAGHSGPGKSGGRGGSGSGGPGKPGGRGGPGSGGPGGSGSRTGAGADGRDGSGRSGRSGKRGGSGGTGRHS; encoded by the coding sequence ATGGCTTCCGAGGATGCGGACGAGAACGTGCACCGTGGCACCGGCGAACCGGACGGGACCAGCCCCGCCCCGGACGACCAGGGCGCCCGGACCGCTCAGGGCTCCGCTGCCTCCGCAGAGCAGCCCGTCGACCCGAAGACCGCCGCCGCGGTGGCCGCCGCCGAGGCCGCGGGGCCGAGCAACGGCGAGTCGGTCCGCATCGACAGCTGGATCTGGGCCGTGCGTCTGATCAAGACGCGTTCCCTGGGCGCCACCGCCTGCCGGGGCGGCCACGTCCATGTGAACGGTGAGCGGGTGAAGCCCGCCTACTCCGTACGCATCGGCGACGAGGTACGCCTGCGGCACGAGGGCCGCGAGCGGATCGTGATCGTCAAGCGCCTGATCCGCAAGCGGGTCGGCGCCCCCGTGGCCACCCAGTGCTACGTCGACAATTCACCTCCGCCCCCGCCCCGCGAGGCCGTCGCCCCCGTCGGCCTCCGCGACCGAGGCACCGGCCGCCCCACCAAACGCGACCGCCGCGAACTGGAACGCCTCCGCGGCCTCGCGAGCCCGAGCGCCCCAGCCGGCATCGACGCCTGGGGCGGCATCGGAAGCCCCGGCGGCTTCGCCGGACACAGCGGGCCCGGAAAATCCGGTGGCCGGGGTGGCTCCGGATCGGGCGGGCCCGGTAAACCCGGTGGCCGGGGTGGCCCCGGATCGGGCGGGCCTGGTGGATCCGGTAGCCGAACTGGCGCCGGAGCCGACGGGCGCGACGGATCCGGCAGGTCCGGCAGGTCCGGCAAGCGTGGCGGCTCCGGCGGCACCGGCAGGCACAGCTGA